In the genome of Hymenobacter taeanensis, one region contains:
- a CDS encoding PQQ-dependent sugar dehydrogenase, translating to MKTLYAVCITGLVVTSAAVVGRAQTLPVLTTFPVGTTTVTVSALSTGLEVPWELLWGPDNFIWMTERGGRISRVNPNTGAVTPLITLSDVVTSSEGGLLGMVLHPDFSTSPYVYVVYNYNDNGYKEKLVRLTYANGTLGSPVVLLGGILAVSTHSGSRLLILPDRTLLMTTGDAQDRPTAQDRASLNGKVLRLNLDGTIPADNPVAGNASYTFGHRNPQGLVRAANGILYSSEHGQDAEDEVNIIEPNRNYGWPTVEGLCNLPAEQAYCSANNVREPIFTWAPTVGVAALTYYNHPAIPGWRNSLLAATLRGSKLTQIPLNTAGTAAAGEGVFSLTSFGRLRAICVSPQGRVYVGTSNRDGRGTPAPTDDRILVLENLAYVPTPTTAARQEMLGLWPNPARGSVTLRLPAPATATLPTELRDALGRVVLSSRFAVGQSSLAMSVAGLRPGLYSASVLTPTGSYTQRLVVE from the coding sequence ATGAAAACTCTGTATGCAGTATGTATCACTGGCCTTGTAGTAACCAGCGCGGCCGTGGTAGGGCGGGCACAAACGCTGCCGGTGCTTACCACCTTTCCGGTGGGTACTACTACCGTTACGGTTTCGGCGCTGAGCACTGGCCTAGAGGTGCCGTGGGAGCTACTATGGGGCCCCGATAATTTTATCTGGATGACGGAGCGTGGCGGACGCATCAGTCGCGTGAACCCCAACACCGGCGCTGTTACCCCCCTTATTACGCTCAGTGATGTGGTAACCAGCTCCGAAGGTGGCCTACTGGGCATGGTGCTCCATCCCGATTTTTCGACCTCGCCCTATGTGTATGTGGTGTACAACTACAACGACAATGGCTATAAGGAGAAGCTGGTACGCCTGACCTACGCCAACGGTACGCTGGGCAGCCCCGTGGTGCTGTTAGGAGGCATTCTGGCCGTGAGCACCCACAGCGGCTCGCGCCTGCTCATCCTCCCCGACCGCACCCTGCTTATGACCACCGGCGACGCCCAGGACCGCCCCACTGCCCAAGACCGCGCCTCTCTCAATGGCAAGGTGCTGCGCCTAAACCTCGATGGCACCATTCCGGCCGACAACCCAGTGGCCGGCAACGCGAGCTATACCTTTGGGCATCGCAACCCCCAAGGGCTAGTGCGGGCGGCCAACGGAATCCTGTACAGCTCTGAGCATGGGCAGGATGCCGAGGACGAGGTGAACATCATTGAGCCCAACCGCAATTATGGCTGGCCTACCGTAGAGGGCCTTTGCAACCTCCCGGCCGAACAGGCCTACTGCAGCGCAAACAACGTACGGGAACCCATTTTCACCTGGGCGCCCACCGTAGGAGTAGCCGCCCTCACTTACTACAACCACCCCGCTATTCCGGGCTGGCGCAATAGCTTGCTGGCGGCTACTTTGCGCGGCAGCAAGCTCACCCAAATTCCGCTTAACACGGCCGGTACGGCTGCCGCGGGCGAGGGCGTGTTTAGCCTTACCTCCTTCGGGCGGCTGCGGGCCATTTGCGTTTCGCCGCAGGGGCGCGTGTACGTGGGTACCAGCAACCGCGACGGCCGCGGCACCCCCGCCCCCACCGACGACCGTATTCTGGTGCTCGAAAACCTCGCCTACGTACCTACCCCCACCACCGCGGCCCGGCAAGAAATGCTAGGCCTATGGCCCAACCCTGCCCGAGGCAGCGTAACGCTGCGCTTACCTGCCCCAGCTACGGCTACCCTGCCCACTGAACTGCGTGATGCCCTGGGCCGGGTGGTACTGAGCAGCCGGTTCGCCGTAGGCCAGTCGTCGTTGGCTATGTCGGTGGCCGGGCTGCGGCCGGGGCTGTACTCGGCTAGCGTACTCACCCCAACCGGAAGCTATACGCAGCGCCTAGTAGTAGAATAG
- a CDS encoding GNAT family N-acetyltransferase, translating into MYTISTDPAQLDVTAIHHYLSQESYWAKGIPLETVQRAIANSLNFGVYAPSGQQVAYARIITDKATFAWLCDVFVLPAFQGQGIGKQLQAAIWAHAELQGLRRYLLATLDAHGLYRQFGFQDLAAPERYLEIRRPNPYGTPTAN; encoded by the coding sequence ATGTACACCATCAGCACCGACCCCGCTCAGCTCGACGTTACGGCTATTCATCACTACCTGTCCCAAGAGTCGTACTGGGCAAAGGGAATTCCGCTGGAAACGGTGCAGCGAGCTATTGCCAACTCCCTCAACTTTGGTGTGTATGCGCCCTCGGGCCAGCAAGTGGCCTACGCCCGCATCATCACCGACAAGGCCACTTTCGCCTGGCTCTGCGACGTATTTGTGCTGCCCGCGTTCCAGGGGCAGGGCATTGGGAAACAGCTACAAGCCGCCATCTGGGCCCATGCGGAGTTGCAGGGCTTACGGCGCTACTTGTTGGCAACCTTAGATGCGCACGGCCTGTACCGGCAGTTCGGGTTTCAAGACCTGGCCGCTCCGGAGCGCTATCTGGAAATCCGGCGGCCCAACCCGTACGGTACGCCCACGGCCAACTAG
- a CDS encoding HD domain-containing protein yields the protein MNTTLPARWHQLTAPLIPDETRRTAALKQLTEAYQASDRHYHSLQHIRALLNCADLHASLLQDAEVVQLAIWFHDAVYSTRRDDNEARSAALALEFLGHSTLSPERRQRVAYLIERTQDHTQPQPAADPDLHFFLDADLKILGAPEADYWQYARQVRQEYRLVPDFLYRRGRRKVLEKLLTAPVLYQTSLFRNKLDAQARRNLQAELKAWESGGV from the coding sequence ATGAATACGACTTTGCCTGCTCGCTGGCACCAGCTGACAGCGCCTCTTATCCCAGATGAAACTCGTCGTACGGCAGCCCTCAAGCAACTCACAGAAGCGTACCAAGCCTCCGACCGGCACTATCATTCCCTGCAGCATATCCGGGCCCTGCTCAACTGCGCCGATCTGCACGCCAGCCTTCTCCAGGATGCCGAAGTGGTGCAGTTAGCCATTTGGTTTCATGATGCCGTGTACAGCACCCGCCGCGACGATAACGAAGCTCGGAGCGCTGCCCTGGCGCTGGAGTTTCTAGGACACTCTACGCTCTCTCCGGAACGCCGCCAGCGAGTGGCCTACCTCATTGAGCGCACCCAAGACCACACCCAGCCCCAGCCCGCCGCCGATCCTGACCTGCACTTCTTCCTCGACGCGGACCTGAAAATCCTCGGGGCCCCGGAAGCCGATTACTGGCAGTATGCCCGCCAGGTGCGCCAGGAGTACCGCCTCGTGCCCGATTTCCTCTACCGCCGTGGCCGCCGCAAAGTGCTGGAGAAACTACTCACCGCCCCCGTTCTCTATCAAACCTCCCTCTTCCGCAACAAGCTCGACGCGCAAGCCCGCCGCAATTTGCAAGCTGAGCTAAAAGCCTGGGAAAGTGGAGGGGTGTAA
- a CDS encoding prolyl oligopeptidase family serine peptidase, which yields MLKRLLLLLAAGPALSPVVRAQQLAPLTVEKIMRDPAQWIGSSPSNIYWAEDGKRIYFTWNPEKARRDSLYSISPSGGSARKVSQRKQRELPAPGGEYDQRRTRKVYEKDGDIYLLDLKTQRVRRITSTAERELDPTFALQGRLISYTRAGNLYTWDPTTGETVQRTDFRRGNRPTDGSSDKSDKFLKAQQLALFDIIRQKDQDAKARQRQQKALARLRPKAIWLGQQSARNLRLSPDGRYVTYTLVQEPSGEKVALVPNFVTASGFTEDINTRTKVGAPQTAYQLGLYDIGRDTTFVLGYRELKGLDEQPAYRKEYQLQPKAPAPADSAKATTAKKEKPANELRRVVPYGPFWSEDGQRAFLVIRSTDNKDRWIVGLDPATQKITLLDRQHDDAWINGPGIGYEEGNVGWLPDSRRIWFQSEESGYSHLYTVDVTTGQKKALTSGKFEVQKAQLSQDKKTWYLTANKVHPGEQHFYRMPVSGGALTQLTSLPGGSEVTISPDEKMLAVRYSTANTPWELYVMENKPGANMRRLTHSTTPEFESYAWRTPEVITIKARDGADVYARLYRPTSPQAQGPAVIFVHGAGYLQNAHKWWSTYFREYMFHNLLVDKGYTVLDIDYRGSAGYGRDVRTGIYRFMGGKDLSDQVDGAKLLTEKYGVNPQRIGIYGGSYGGFITLMAMFTQPDVFKAGAALRSVTDWAHYNHPYTDNILNEPYNDSLAYVRSSPIYYANGLKGALLMCHGMVDTNVHFQDIVRLTQRLIELHKENWELAVYPVENHGFEEPASWTDEYKRILKLFETNLKPTGAAGGSTGGQ from the coding sequence ATGCTGAAACGACTTCTCCTGCTGCTGGCCGCTGGGCCCGCTTTATCACCTGTTGTTCGGGCCCAGCAACTGGCGCCGCTTACCGTTGAGAAAATCATGCGCGACCCCGCGCAGTGGATTGGTAGCTCACCCAGCAATATTTATTGGGCCGAGGATGGCAAGCGCATATACTTTACCTGGAACCCCGAAAAGGCCCGCCGCGACTCGCTCTACAGCATCAGCCCCAGCGGCGGCAGCGCCCGCAAGGTAAGCCAGCGGAAGCAACGGGAGTTGCCCGCCCCCGGCGGCGAATACGACCAGCGCCGCACCCGCAAAGTGTATGAAAAAGACGGCGACATCTACCTGCTCGACCTTAAGACCCAGCGCGTGCGCCGCATTACCAGCACCGCGGAGCGGGAGCTAGACCCCACGTTTGCCTTGCAGGGCCGGCTTATCAGCTATACCCGTGCCGGCAACCTCTACACCTGGGACCCCACCACCGGCGAAACCGTGCAGCGCACCGACTTCCGCCGCGGCAACAGGCCTACGGATGGCTCTTCTGATAAATCAGATAAGTTTCTGAAGGCCCAGCAGCTGGCGCTCTTTGATATCATCCGGCAGAAAGACCAGGATGCCAAGGCCCGCCAGCGTCAGCAGAAAGCCCTGGCGCGCCTGCGGCCCAAAGCCATTTGGCTGGGCCAGCAGTCGGCTCGTAACCTGCGCCTCTCACCCGATGGACGCTACGTAACCTACACGCTGGTGCAGGAGCCCAGCGGCGAGAAAGTAGCGCTGGTGCCCAATTTTGTAACTGCCTCTGGCTTCACCGAAGACATTAATACGCGCACCAAAGTAGGGGCCCCCCAAACCGCTTACCAGCTAGGCCTGTATGATATTGGCCGCGACACGACATTTGTGCTGGGCTACCGTGAGCTGAAGGGGTTGGATGAGCAACCAGCTTACCGCAAGGAGTACCAGCTGCAGCCCAAGGCCCCCGCCCCCGCCGACTCTGCCAAAGCCACTACTGCCAAGAAAGAGAAGCCGGCCAATGAGCTGCGTCGCGTAGTGCCCTATGGTCCTTTCTGGTCTGAGGATGGCCAACGGGCGTTTCTCGTGATTCGCAGTACCGATAACAAGGACCGATGGATTGTGGGCCTCGACCCTGCCACCCAGAAGATCACCCTGCTCGACCGCCAGCACGACGATGCCTGGATTAACGGCCCTGGTATTGGCTACGAGGAAGGCAACGTGGGCTGGCTGCCCGACTCGCGCCGCATCTGGTTCCAGAGTGAGGAGAGCGGCTACAGTCACCTTTATACCGTTGATGTAACCACCGGCCAGAAGAAGGCCCTGACCAGCGGCAAGTTTGAGGTGCAGAAAGCCCAGCTCAGCCAGGATAAAAAGACTTGGTACCTCACGGCCAATAAAGTGCACCCCGGTGAGCAGCACTTCTACCGCATGCCCGTAAGCGGTGGCGCCCTGACGCAGCTTACCTCCCTGCCCGGCGGCAGTGAAGTAACCATCTCCCCCGATGAGAAAATGCTGGCCGTGCGCTACAGCACGGCCAATACCCCCTGGGAGCTGTACGTAATGGAGAACAAGCCCGGCGCTAACATGCGCCGCCTTACCCACAGCACCACCCCCGAGTTTGAAAGCTACGCCTGGCGCACGCCTGAGGTTATTACCATTAAAGCCCGTGACGGGGCCGATGTGTACGCCCGCCTGTACCGGCCTACCAGCCCGCAGGCCCAAGGCCCAGCCGTAATTTTTGTGCACGGTGCCGGCTACCTGCAGAATGCTCACAAGTGGTGGAGCACCTACTTCCGTGAGTACATGTTCCATAACCTGCTGGTAGATAAAGGCTATACCGTGCTGGATATTGATTACCGCGGCTCCGCCGGCTACGGCCGCGATGTACGCACGGGCATCTACCGCTTTATGGGTGGCAAAGACCTCTCCGACCAGGTAGACGGCGCCAAGCTCCTGACGGAGAAGTACGGCGTGAACCCGCAGCGCATCGGCATTTATGGGGGCAGCTACGGCGGCTTCATCACCCTGATGGCCATGTTCACCCAGCCTGATGTGTTTAAGGCCGGCGCGGCCTTGCGCTCCGTAACCGACTGGGCCCACTACAACCACCCCTACACCGACAACATCCTCAACGAGCCCTACAACGACTCCCTGGCTTACGTTCGTTCATCCCCAATTTATTATGCCAATGGCCTGAAAGGAGCCCTGCTGATGTGCCACGGCATGGTAGATACTAACGTGCACTTCCAGGATATTGTACGCCTCACCCAGCGCCTTATTGAGCTGCACAAAGAGAACTGGGAGCTGGCAGTATACCCCGTTGAAAACCACGGCTTCGAGGAGCCTGCCTCCTGGACGGATGAGTACAAGCGGATTCTGAAGTTATTTGAAACCAACCTCAAACCCACTGGAGCGGCTGGGGGGAGTACGGGGGGGCAGTAA
- the metK gene encoding methionine adenosyltransferase has protein sequence MPYLFTSESVSEGHPDKVADQISDAILDEYLRQDPTAKVACETLVTTDFALVAGEIKSTAHVEAEPIIREVIRRIGYNKPEYLFNADTCEVMNRLHEQSADINQGVERAKPEEQGAGDQGMMFGYATRETDNYMPLALDLSHRLLRELSAIRKAGQEMTYLRPDAKSQVTIRYNDDNTPEAIETIVVSTQHDDFDQNEQVMLSQIEQDIKSILIPRVKAQLSQEVQALFTEDIKYHINPTGKFVIGGPHGDSGLTGRKIIVDTYGGKGAHGGGAFSGKDSSKVDRSAAYAARHIAKNLVAAGVADQVLVQVAYAIGVAEPVGVFVTTYGTTKATGSFGHQLTDGEIAGKVQRIFDLRPYAIVQRLGLQNPIFAESAAYGHMGRQPGTKEVQQADGSTKTVETFTWEKLDYVDKIKAEFAL, from the coding sequence ATGCCCTACCTGTTCACCTCCGAATCTGTTTCGGAAGGCCACCCCGATAAAGTAGCCGACCAGATATCCGATGCCATCCTCGACGAATACTTGCGTCAGGACCCTACGGCTAAGGTGGCCTGCGAAACCCTGGTTACCACTGATTTTGCGCTGGTAGCCGGCGAGATTAAATCAACGGCCCACGTGGAGGCCGAGCCCATCATTCGGGAGGTGATTCGCCGTATTGGCTACAACAAGCCCGAGTATCTGTTCAACGCCGATACCTGCGAGGTAATGAACCGCCTGCACGAGCAGTCGGCTGATATCAACCAGGGCGTAGAGCGTGCCAAGCCCGAAGAGCAAGGTGCCGGCGACCAGGGAATGATGTTCGGGTACGCTACCCGCGAAACCGACAACTACATGCCGCTGGCGCTTGACCTTTCGCACCGTTTGCTGCGCGAGCTGTCGGCCATTCGCAAAGCAGGCCAGGAAATGACCTACCTGCGCCCCGACGCCAAAAGTCAGGTAACCATCCGCTACAACGACGATAACACGCCGGAGGCCATTGAAACCATTGTGGTAAGCACCCAGCACGATGATTTCGACCAGAACGAGCAGGTAATGCTCAGCCAGATTGAGCAGGATATCAAGAGCATCCTGATTCCGCGCGTGAAAGCTCAACTCAGCCAGGAGGTACAAGCCCTCTTCACGGAAGACATCAAGTACCACATAAACCCCACAGGTAAGTTCGTGATTGGTGGCCCCCACGGCGACTCTGGTCTCACGGGCCGCAAGATTATTGTGGATACCTACGGGGGCAAAGGTGCTCACGGTGGCGGCGCTTTCTCGGGCAAAGACTCTTCCAAGGTTGACCGCTCAGCAGCCTACGCCGCTCGTCACATTGCCAAAAACCTGGTAGCAGCCGGCGTAGCCGATCAAGTGCTGGTGCAGGTGGCCTACGCTATTGGCGTGGCCGAGCCAGTGGGCGTGTTTGTAACTACTTACGGCACTACCAAAGCTACCGGCTCGTTCGGTCATCAACTCACCGACGGCGAAATTGCGGGCAAGGTGCAGCGCATTTTTGACCTGCGCCCCTACGCTATTGTGCAGCGCCTGGGCCTGCAGAACCCCATCTTCGCTGAGTCTGCCGCCTACGGGCATATGGGCCGCCAGCCCGGTACCAAAGAAGTACAGCAAGCCGATGGCTCCACTAAAACCGTGGAAACCTTCACGTGGGAAAAGCTGGATTACGTTGACAAAATCAAGGCTGAATTCGCTCTGTAG
- a CDS encoding ion transporter produces the protein MPHLDPEKKQLQHERYQLLQQLTNWLETPMLVLGFGWLLLLGVELLWGLTPVLEMVGTSIWVIFILDFLLKLLLAPHKLRFLKRNIITLISLLVPALRLFRLARVFRAARAVRGLRLVKVVGSLNRGMKALAASFGRRGVGYVLGLTGVVLLMGAAGMYAFEKDVPDGLKTYPEALWWTAMLLTSMGSDYWPRTGEGQMLCFLLALYGFAVFGYFTATLATFFMGRDAENPQAEVAGADAVAALHEEVRQLRAELRQSRGLVNSASPPKPD, from the coding sequence ATGCCCCACCTAGACCCCGAAAAGAAGCAGCTTCAGCATGAGCGCTACCAACTTCTGCAGCAACTCACCAACTGGCTAGAAACGCCCATGCTGGTGCTGGGCTTTGGCTGGCTGCTGCTGCTGGGAGTAGAGCTCCTCTGGGGGCTTACTCCGGTGCTGGAAATGGTGGGCACCAGCATCTGGGTGATTTTCATCCTGGATTTTCTGCTAAAGTTGCTTTTGGCGCCTCATAAACTGCGGTTTCTCAAGCGCAACATCATCACACTGATTTCACTGCTGGTGCCAGCTCTGCGCCTGTTTAGGCTGGCGCGCGTGTTTCGGGCGGCGCGGGCAGTGCGGGGCCTACGGCTGGTGAAAGTGGTAGGCTCCCTCAACCGCGGCATGAAAGCACTGGCAGCCAGCTTTGGGCGGCGCGGCGTGGGCTACGTGCTGGGCCTGACGGGCGTGGTGCTGCTCATGGGCGCGGCCGGCATGTATGCCTTTGAGAAAGATGTGCCCGACGGCCTAAAAACTTACCCCGAGGCCCTGTGGTGGACGGCCATGCTGCTCACCAGCATGGGCAGCGACTACTGGCCCCGCACCGGCGAAGGCCAGATGCTGTGCTTTCTGTTGGCGCTGTATGGCTTTGCCGTATTTGGCTACTTCACGGCTACTCTGGCCACGTTTTTCATGGGCCGCGATGCCGAGAACCCGCAGGCGGAAGTGGCCGGAGCCGATGCCGTAGCAGCCCTGCATGAGGAAGTACGCCAACTGCGCGCCGAGCTTCGGCAGTCGAGAGGGCTTGTAAATTCAGCAAGCCCTCCCAAGCCTGACTAG
- a CDS encoding cation diffusion facilitator family transporter, protein MVSLPLKTRYGLLSLVVSVVLVAIKFYAYLLTRSQAVLTDALESIINVVTSGFALYSIYLASLPKDENHPYGHGKIEYLSIGFEGALILTAGVYIFRSAILSLLDPHAVERPDWGMALLAFTAVVNLVVGFLLVRAGRQHNSVALVGDGQHLYMDSVSTLVSCAALLLVLFTGNVLFDSGAALVLGVFIVVNGYRMLRRSIGGLMDESDVKTVKQVISELQAHRQPSWIDVHNLRVLRYGADLHVDCHVTMPYYFTLDETHGQVHRIEEFVASKFDVEVEMFVHADPCTFAACSHCHMPDCPVRQHPFSQEIPWTLANTVKNERHQLLLEEE, encoded by the coding sequence ATGGTTTCACTCCCCCTCAAAACGCGCTACGGGCTATTATCGTTGGTTGTCAGTGTGGTGTTAGTAGCAATTAAGTTCTACGCCTATCTGCTCACCCGCTCCCAGGCCGTACTCACCGACGCGCTGGAGTCTATCATCAACGTAGTCACGAGTGGTTTTGCCCTGTACAGCATCTACCTGGCCAGCCTCCCCAAAGATGAAAACCACCCCTACGGCCACGGCAAAATTGAGTACCTCTCCATTGGGTTTGAGGGTGCCCTGATTCTGACGGCCGGCGTGTATATTTTCCGCTCGGCCATTCTTTCTTTGCTTGACCCGCACGCCGTAGAGCGGCCCGACTGGGGCATGGCCCTGCTGGCCTTCACGGCCGTGGTAAACCTGGTGGTAGGCTTCTTGCTGGTGCGCGCCGGCCGGCAGCATAACTCCGTAGCACTGGTAGGTGATGGGCAGCACCTGTACATGGACTCGGTGAGCACCCTAGTATCGTGCGCGGCGCTGCTGCTGGTGCTGTTTACCGGCAACGTATTGTTTGACTCCGGCGCCGCTCTGGTGCTGGGCGTATTTATTGTGGTGAATGGCTACCGCATGCTGCGCCGCTCCATTGGGGGCCTCATGGATGAGTCAGACGTGAAAACGGTGAAGCAGGTGATTTCTGAGCTGCAGGCGCACCGCCAGCCCTCCTGGATTGACGTGCATAACCTACGGGTGCTGCGCTACGGCGCCGATCTGCATGTGGATTGCCACGTGACCATGCCCTACTACTTCACTCTCGATGAAACCCACGGCCAGGTGCACCGCATTGAAGAATTCGTGGCCAGCAAGTTTGACGTAGAGGTAGAAATGTTTGTGCACGCCGACCCCTGCACCTTCGCGGCCTGCTCGCACTGCCACATGCCCGACTGCCCCGTGCGGCAACACCCCTTCAGCCAGGAAATCCCCTGGACGCTGGCCAACACCGTGAAGAACGAGCGCCACCAGCTGCTGTTGGAAGAGGAGTAA
- a CDS encoding HelD family protein, whose product MNVTESEEKEYLEEIKEKLTLAIRRVDEAVKQFSDELRQKKQYIHEHQSGMDEADMVAAGQSINRMAFTGEGAVARKRRLLKLGQSPYFGRIDFVTPNQVKTPVYIGVYSFFEEQQRQNLIYDWRAPISSLFYDFELGEASYSTPSGTVQGTIELKRQYKIRDGRMEFMLDSDVNIHDDVLQQELAKSSDDKMKNIVATIQRDQNAVIRNETAPVMIIQGVAGSGKTSIALHRIAFLLYRFRETIRAKDVLILSPNKVFADYISNVLPELGEEHIPEMGMEELAADLLGNRYAFQTFFEQVSALLERHDPAFIERIQFKSSFEFLSKLNQYLVYIENNYFTVTELRVGSTVVPSALIQAKFKTYHRVPMLKRFALVADDVRAYVRDAVRRKLSGREKATIGEGIPRMFRFHQVLDLYRDFYRWLGRPELLKLAHPQPLEYADVFALIYLHLRLEGLPSYDQVKHLLVDEMQDYTPVQYAVLSRVFHCRKTILGDVSQTVNPYSASSAETIERVFPQADVVKLYRSYRSTVEITAFAQRITPNPHIIPLERHGPEPTTARFERPTEELTAIKQLVTAFQASGNHSLGVICKTLRQAEEVFEALQAPGIHLLTEESSSFKEGVIITTAHLAKGLEFDEVIVPFASARNYKTEVDKSMLYVACTRAMHQLTLTYSGELTPFLAP is encoded by the coding sequence ATGAACGTAACCGAATCGGAAGAAAAAGAATACCTGGAAGAAATTAAGGAGAAGCTGACGCTGGCCATCCGGCGGGTAGATGAGGCCGTAAAGCAATTCTCCGACGAGCTGCGGCAGAAAAAGCAATATATCCATGAGCACCAGTCGGGCATGGACGAAGCCGACATGGTAGCCGCGGGCCAATCTATTAACCGCATGGCCTTCACGGGCGAAGGTGCCGTGGCCCGGAAGCGGCGGCTGCTCAAGCTAGGCCAGTCACCCTACTTTGGTCGCATTGATTTTGTAACCCCTAACCAGGTGAAAACGCCGGTTTACATTGGGGTGTACTCATTCTTTGAAGAGCAACAGCGCCAGAACCTGATCTACGACTGGCGGGCCCCTATATCCTCGCTGTTCTACGACTTTGAGCTGGGCGAGGCTTCCTACTCCACTCCTTCTGGCACCGTACAGGGCACCATTGAGCTCAAGCGGCAATACAAGATCCGCGACGGCCGAATGGAGTTCATGCTTGACAGTGACGTGAACATCCACGATGATGTGTTGCAGCAGGAGCTAGCCAAGTCCTCCGACGACAAGATGAAGAACATTGTCGCCACCATTCAGCGGGACCAGAACGCGGTAATTCGCAACGAAACGGCTCCGGTGATGATTATTCAGGGTGTGGCGGGCTCAGGTAAAACGTCTATTGCCCTCCATCGGATTGCTTTTCTACTGTATCGCTTCCGGGAAACCATAAGAGCCAAAGACGTGCTCATACTTTCTCCCAACAAGGTCTTCGCCGACTACATCTCCAACGTGTTGCCTGAGCTGGGGGAAGAGCACATTCCTGAGATGGGCATGGAAGAGCTGGCGGCCGACCTGCTTGGCAACCGTTACGCGTTCCAGACCTTTTTTGAGCAGGTATCGGCGTTGCTGGAGCGGCACGATCCGGCATTTATTGAGCGCATTCAGTTCAAGTCTTCGTTTGAGTTTCTCAGCAAGCTGAACCAGTACCTCGTGTATATTGAGAACAACTACTTTACCGTTACTGAGTTGCGAGTGGGCTCTACGGTGGTACCCAGCGCCCTGATTCAGGCAAAATTTAAAACCTACCACCGCGTACCGATGCTCAAGCGGTTTGCGCTGGTAGCCGATGATGTTAGGGCCTACGTGCGCGATGCCGTGCGCCGCAAATTGAGCGGGCGCGAGAAAGCCACCATTGGGGAAGGCATTCCTCGCATGTTCAGGTTTCATCAGGTGCTAGACCTATACCGCGATTTTTACCGCTGGCTTGGCCGGCCCGAGCTCCTGAAGCTAGCCCACCCGCAGCCCCTGGAATACGCCGATGTGTTTGCCCTGATTTACCTGCACCTGCGCCTGGAAGGACTACCCTCTTATGATCAGGTAAAGCACTTGCTGGTAGATGAGATGCAGGATTACACGCCGGTGCAGTACGCCGTGTTGTCGCGGGTTTTTCACTGCCGCAAAACCATTCTTGGTGATGTGAGCCAGACGGTGAACCCGTACAGCGCTTCCTCAGCCGAAACCATTGAGCGCGTATTCCCGCAGGCTGATGTAGTTAAGCTTTACCGCAGTTACCGCTCAACGGTAGAAATTACTGCCTTTGCGCAACGCATTACTCCCAATCCCCATATCATTCCGCTGGAAAGGCACGGCCCGGAGCCTACCACAGCTCGCTTTGAGCGCCCAACAGAAGAGTTAACGGCCATTAAGCAGCTGGTAACGGCCTTTCAAGCGTCGGGCAACCACTCGCTGGGGGTTATCTGCAAAACTCTTCGGCAGGCAGAAGAGGTGTTCGAGGCGCTCCAGGCTCCGGGCATTCATTTGCTTACGGAGGAGTCTTCGTCCTTTAAGGAAGGGGTTATCATTACCACGGCCCATCTGGCGAAAGGGCTGGAGTTTGATGAGGTTATTGTGCCCTTTGCTTCTGCCCGCAACTACAAAACGGAAGTTGATAAAAGCATGCTCTACGTGGCCTGTACCCGGGCTATGCACCAGCTCACCCTAACGTACTCAGGGGAACTTACGCCCTTTTTAGCTCCTTAA